The Thermococcus thermotolerans genome contains a region encoding:
- a CDS encoding ABC transporter ATP-binding protein: protein MLRVEGLVKVYRDVRALDGLNLEVKHGQVYGFLGPNGAGKSTTILSTLGLVFPQEGRIELFGEEVFKDGKFDEGKLVRAKAKIGYMPEHATLWDFLTPEQTLEVIADSFGIPRAEKEKRISELLDLVGLKEARRRKVGKFSKGMRQRLLLAQALINDPELLILDEPMTGLDPRGIAEFKEIIREQKKAGKTVFFSSHILAHVEEVCDTVGVIVKGKLRLEDSIENIKREFLRKAGYTIVIETNRPVDWGLAGWNVSPLGENKYRVVAENDIREELHDFVASQGAKVLTMQVKEPSLEEIFLKLIE, encoded by the coding sequence GTGTTGAGGGTTGAGGGTTTGGTTAAGGTTTATAGGGACGTTAGGGCTTTGGATGGTCTTAACCTTGAGGTTAAGCATGGTCAGGTGTACGGCTTCCTCGGGCCGAACGGCGCTGGCAAGAGCACTACAATCCTGAGCACCCTCGGTCTCGTCTTCCCCCAGGAGGGGAGGATTGAATTGTTTGGCGAGGAGGTCTTCAAGGACGGGAAGTTTGATGAGGGTAAGCTCGTCAGGGCCAAAGCTAAAATAGGTTACATGCCGGAGCACGCCACTCTGTGGGATTTTTTAACGCCAGAGCAGACTCTTGAGGTCATTGCCGACTCCTTTGGGATTCCCAGGGCAGAGAAGGAGAAGCGCATAAGTGAACTCCTCGACCTGGTTGGTTTGAAAGAAGCTCGAAGGAGGAAGGTTGGCAAGTTCTCCAAAGGAATGCGTCAGAGGCTTCTTTTGGCTCAGGCTTTGATTAACGATCCAGAGCTTTTAATCCTCGATGAACCGATGACCGGGCTGGATCCGAGGGGTATTGCCGAGTTCAAGGAGATCATCAGGGAGCAGAAGAAGGCCGGGAAAACCGTCTTCTTTTCCAGCCACATTTTGGCTCATGTTGAAGAGGTTTGTGACACGGTTGGAGTGATCGTTAAGGGTAAACTCCGGTTGGAGGATAGCATCGAGAACATCAAGCGGGAATTCCTGAGGAAGGCCGGCTATACCATTGTCATTGAGACCAACAGGCCCGTGGACTGGGGTTTGGCGGGGTGGAACGTGAGTCCCCTCGGTGAGAACAAGTACCGCGTGGTTGCCGAGAATGACATTCGCGAGGAGCTACACGACTTCGTTGCTTCCCAGGGCGCAAAAGTCCTTACGATGCAGGTGAAAGAGCCGAGTTTGGAAGAAATATTTCTCAAGCTCATCGAGTAA